The Bubalus kerabau isolate K-KA32 ecotype Philippines breed swamp buffalo chromosome 14, PCC_UOA_SB_1v2, whole genome shotgun sequence genome segment ACTCAGATCATTCTTTTGCTTCTGAAAATTACTTGgcattagaaaaaaatgattctCAGAATTTATTGATATATCCTTCTGAAGATGATGTTGagaaatcaattatttttaatcaGGATGGCACTATGACAGTTGAGATGAAAATTCGATTCAAGATAAAAGAGGAGGAAACCATAAGATGGACAACCACTCTCTGTAGAGCTGATCTGTCCAATAAtggtgaaaaaagtgaaataagcagTCTCCCAGGGAGAACGGATGATCGATCATCTGGTGTACAGATTACTGCGTGTTCATTGTCCGCAGACGTCTCACCTCTAGAGAAAGGTGGTAGTCAGGTGGACAGTCTAGCGGAGGAGGTGAACACTCAAGTGAAAGATCAAGATGTTGAAACTGGTAGTTCTACCATCTGGGAGAACCCTGCTATGGACACAGATGCCACCCAGGGAACTCAGGATCGAGTGAAGCATCGTTTCTACAGGCCCCCTACACCTGGACCAAGGAGAGTGAGGCAGAAGAAGTCTGTGATAGGGAGTGTGACCTTAGTATCTGAAACTGAGGTTCAAGAGAAAATGATTGGGCAGTTTTCCTacaatgaggaaaggaaagattggGAAAACAAGTCTGAGTATCACATGGTCACACATTCTTGCAGTAAAATGTCATCTGTGTCCAACAGACCCATACTTGTTCAAGTTGATAATGATGAGCAGGTAGCGTcatctttagaaagaaaaaaggaaagcagatTGCTCAAATCAAGTGCAATAAGTGCTGGTGTTGTAGAAATTACAAGTCAGAAGATGTTAGAGATGTCCCATAATGGTGGCTTGCCACAGACTACATCAGAAAACTCAATTGTGGAGGAAGGTATAGTTGATAATGTCACAGCAGACAACAAAGCTAGGGTCAGGAATTTAAGAACTTATGGTAACACCGATGATAGATCCAGCCCTTTCTTAGCAGATGCAGCTCACTCTTCAAGTAACAACCCTGGAACTGACAAAACTATTTCCAAGACCCCAGCTTCAGTAGGAAACTCTACTGTCACTACAAGAATCGACCAACTGATTCATGAattttctcattgtggtttgacaAAGCTTccagaaaatgaaaagcagattTCGTCCTCTGTTGCTagcaaaaaaaagatgaaatctcaGCAGCATGTGATAAATTCTCAGCATCAGGCTGGAGAGATGGCAACTAAAAGAATCCCTAGGAAGAATAAGAGAATGAACACAAGAGGTAGAATTGCACAGGAAACGATATTGCGAGATTCACATAGTTCCCTCAAAGGGGCCATACTTTGTGAGAAAGACCTCCATGCAAGTGATACAGTAATtgaatcaaattatttttcttcgaAAGGTAATAATCCTGTGAATTCCAGAAATTTCCctagaaataaattaaatactATTCATAAACCTAAGGTTCAAGGACTTTTAGCCAGAAGAAAATCCAGACCACTAAACAAAGTAAACTTGGGGGGACCTACAAAAAGAGAAATTGGTCAAGGAGAGAAAGTGTTTTCTCATAATGAGATTGGATATTgcaaaaatacttttgaaaatcaaaatttatttcatttgtttaacTTCCTTGAGCAAAAACCCAATGCTTTTTGTGGGCCAGAGTCTCAGGCAGAAACAGCCTCTTGGTATTTGAGAGGAATGTCAAAGAGGAGTTTAGTTTCAAAAGTTAATAATTCACACATAACTTTAAGGagccagaaaaaacaaaaaagggatAAGTTGAAATCAGATACTACTGTAAGTAAGCAGCATGTCACAACTAGGGCAAATTCCTTGGCTTCTTTGGAAAAAGCTGTTTTTCCTGAGAATGTTACCCATCATTCAGTTCAAAGTTATGTACAAAGATGGTTGCAGAACTTAAGTCCACAAGCAGCTTTGCAGCTTGGCAAGTCAGCTCCAGTATACAAAAAGGAAAGGGGTGTAGCGAGTTATAATAACGGTTTTCTTCCAGGAAACAGTTCCCACACTagttctggaaaaagaaatgattcTATTCTGCAAAGTAATAGACACACAACTAAAAGTGCCAGTTTGACAGGAGACAATCTAGGTAAGAAAGTAGGTATGTCTTTTGACAAAAATAGCAGTGAAGAACTCATCCAAGATCACTGTGAGAGCCAGACTGACTCTTTGAACGATACTTACTTGCTTTCTGTTCATGAATTCTGTACTTTGTCGCAGTCAGCTATGGATGATCCTAATGCTAAAAGTCAGATATCTGCTGCAAAGTCAGGGCAAGAGATGAGCCTTGTTTACAAAGACATAAACCTTGCTGCAAAAGGGCCAAGCGTAGAGACTGCCGTACAAGTAGATCTGGAAGGGGACACCCCACAGCACTTGTCACCAGTTCAGCTGCTTCACAAGCTGCAAGCTTTGGTTCCTAGTAGTCCCAAGGCTCAAAATGGAGTTGTTCAGATGCCAGGTCCACTTTCAGAAGTTCCCTTCACTTCTTTGATATGTAATTCCTCCACTAATGTACTTCTAGCTTGGCTCTTGGTGCTAACCCTAAAGGGAGGTGTGAGTAGCTTCTGTCCAGGTGACGCTCTCAAGGTGACCAGTGGAAGTTCAGAAACACTTGCATTGTTGGAGGTGCTGAAGCACATTGCCGTCACAGAGGAAGCTGATGACTTGAAGGCCGCTGTGGCCAGCTTAGTGGAATCAACCAAGAATCACTCTGGACTCATTGAGAAAGAACAGGATGTGGGTCCAATAGGTCTTTCTGCAAATTGCTGTACACCCAACATTCAGATAATTCCTCAGTgtgctgaaaatgaaaaaacacagaaaatctcTTTAGATGGAAGCCATACTGCCAGTGAGGAAGTCTCTGAAGTCTGTGTTACAGCAGTGACTCGATCTGCACGTAAAATGGGCACTGTAGTTAAGACTTACCCTCCAGAGGAGACTTGTCACCTCAGTGAAGATTCTTTCCCCAGTGATGACCGTACCATGGATCCGACTTCCATGAACAAGGCTTGTTTCTTAGGAGACATCTCTTCACTTACTGATGCTGTGTCTTCTCATGAGGGTTGCGCTTATGAGCAAAACCATATCTATGAGAGAGCTGATAATTTGGAATTGACTGAAGAGTTAGAAACAGTTGATGAagttcagaaaaacagaaatattttggcAGACCCTGGGTGTAAACACGGCTCTAATATGTTGGTGTCACACCAAAGTATCAGTAGTTTAAGCCACTGTGGCTGTTTCCAAAATACAACTGAATCAGAACTTGATGGAGAACATGGTTTTTTAGATAAATCTGAAAGTTGTTCATTAAAGAAATTTCAGAATAAAAGTGTATATACATCTTTTGATAAGGAGGATTCAAAGACTTCTGAAGAACCAGGCTCAACAACCAACAGCATGATATCAAGTGAAAGAAACGTCTCAGAAATGGAATCTTTTGAGGAATTAGAAAACCAGAACACTGATAACTTTAATATAAAGGTAAATTCAGGGGAGCAAgtgactgaagaattgatccgaAAGGAGTTAGAGGCTGGTAGAAGTTTGGAATTGATCCAAGTGTCCAGCAGAAATGATGCAGAAGAAGGAAAGGATGGTGTAATCTGTGAGACCATCAGTAGGAAACTGGTGACACCACCATCTTTAGTATTTTGCTATGATTCTAAGCTAAATACAGAAAAGGAGCCCAGTGAAGGAGAAACTGAAACAAAAGTCAGAAAGATGGTGGAAAGCTTGGAAGCTGGAAGTTCTGCAGAGTCCCctctcaattttaaaaacagcCTAAGAAGGTCAAGAACTTCTGATTGGTCAGATTATAGACAAAACAGTGAGAATGAACAGTCATACAAAACATCCAGTGATGGCCCCAGTGACAGTGATGAGGAGATGACCCCTGAGAAAGAATGCAACAAAGGATTTGTTAAAAGGACAATAGAGAAACTTTATGGTAAAGCAGAGATGATGAGACCATCTCTTTTTGCTGGATCTACACACACATCTCAGGTTTATCCTTGTGATTCTGTGGAATTTCAGGGCACTGGGAAAGTAGGCCTTTATGATCCTGAAGGTCAGTCACTTGGGTCTTTGGAACGGGTGTCTAGTAATTCAACTGTGTTGCAGAAATTTCCGGAGCAAAAACGAGATAAATGTGATGTTAATAACATGAGGGCCAGTTATCCCAGGGAAGACATTGCAGAACATGGTACAAAACAGAATGATCATAAAAGAATCCTCAGGGACAGGGAAGAGGGAGTACTGATTGACAAGGGCAAGTGGCTCCTGAAAGAAAATCATTTGCTAAGAGTGTCATCGCCTGAATGTTCTGGCCCCTGTGGCCATGCAGACACCACATCAGTGGATACTCTACTGGATAATAGCAGCACCGAGGTTCCGT includes the following:
- the RP1 gene encoding oxygen-regulated protein 1 isoform X1; this translates as MSETPSTSFSMVRRISSEGPLPSPRQSGITQPVVAKRISFYKSGDPQFGGVRVVLNPRSFKTFDALLDNLSGKVPLPFGVRNISTPRGRHSITCLEELEDGQSYLCSHGRKVQPVDLDKARRRPRPWLSSRALSTHVQRGPAPAAPGMLRAPRRLVVFRNGDPKTRRAIVLNRRVTQSFEVFLQYLTQVMQRPVTKLYATDGRKVPSLQAVILSSGAVVAAGREPFKPGNYDIQKYLLPARLPGISRRVYPKGNARSESRKMSTHVPSSPTSQIYSLSSEKMQSNDCYSDHSFASENYLALEKNDSQNLLIYPSEDDVEKSIIFNQDGTMTVEMKIRFKIKEEETIRWTTTLCRADLSNNGEKSEISSLPGRTDDRSSGVQITACSLSADVSPLEKGGSQVDSLAEEVNTQVKDQDVETGSSTIWENPAMDTDATQGTQDRVKHRFYRPPTPGPRRVRQKKSVIGSVTLVSETEVQEKMIGQFSYNEERKDWENKSEYHMVTHSCSKMSSVSNRPILVQVDNDEQVASSLERKKESRLLKSSAISAGVVEITSQKMLEMSHNGGLPQTTSENSIVEEGIVDNVTADNKARVRNLRTYGNTDDRSSPFLADAAHSSSNNPGTDKTISKTPASVGNSTVTTRIDQLIHEFSHCGLTKLPENEKQISSSVASKKKMKSQQHVINSQHQAGEMATKRIPRKNKRMNTRGRIAQETILRDSHSSLKGAILCEKDLHASDTVIESNYFSSKGNNPVNSRNFPRNKLNTIHKPKVQGLLARRKSRPLNKVNLGGPTKREIGQGEKVFSHNEIGYCKNTFENQNLFHLFNFLEQKPNAFCGPESQAETASWYLRGMSKRSLVSKVNNSHITLRSQKKQKRDKLKSDTTVSKQHVTTRANSLASLEKAVFPENVTHHSVQSYVQRWLQNLSPQAALQLGKSAPVYKKERGVASYNNGFLPGNSSHTSSGKRNDSILQSNRHTTKSASLTGDNLGKKVGMSFDKNSSEELIQDHCESQTDSLNDTYLLSVHEFCTLSQSAMDDPNAKSQISAAKSGQEMSLVYKDINLAAKGPSVETAVQVDLEGDTPQHLSPVQLLHKLQALVPSSPKAQNGVVQMPGPLSEVPFTSLICNSSTNVLLAWLLVLTLKGGVSSFCPGDALKVTSGSSETLALLEVLKHIAVTEEADDLKAAVASLVESTKNHSGLIEKEQDVGPIGLSANCCTPNIQIIPQCAENEKTQKISLDGSHTASEEVSEVCVTAVTRSARKMGTVVKTYPPEETCHLSEDSFPSDDRTMDPTSMNKACFLGDISSLTDAVSSHEGCAYEQNHIYERADNLELTEELETVDEVQKNRNILADPGCKHGSNMLVSHQSISSLSHCGCFQNTTESELDGEHGFLDKSESCSLKKFQNKSVYTSFDKEDSKTSEEPGSTTNSMISSERNVSEMESFEELENQNTDNFNIKVNSGEQVTEELIRKELEAGRSLELIQVSSRNDAEEGKDGVICETISRKLVTPPSLVFCYDSKLNTEKEPSEGETETKVRKMVESLEAGSSAESPLNFKNSLRRSRTSDWSDYRQNSENEQSYKTSSDGPSDSDEEMTPEKECNKGFVKRTIEKLYGKAEMMRPSLFAGSTHTSQVYPCDSVEFQGTGKVGLYDPEGQSLGSLERVSSNSTVLQKFPEQKRDKCDVNNMRASYPREDIAEHGTKQNDHKRILRDREEGVLIDKGKWLLKENHLLRVSSPECSGPCGHADTTSVDTLLDNSSTEVPYSHFGNLAPGPNMAELSSSELEELTQPSELRCNYFNVPHCSDSEPFHDDELDTEDEACAQERKPNHPAEEKCNLRSERVCTSATHVFASAGNKVHPVSDGAVRNQPLAGSNVIHGALQEGDSLDKLYNICGQHCPILTVINQPVNEEHRGFAYCKDSDVENSLSLQLWMKIHPCLRQSSKTMFRDKSNKTRSRRALTDNAIGNTHDWPHFNNTFDLMDRRRKLKQSNCLGLEEENNFNKFQSYLKNFLHTLLLVVGQVNSNPQDPSSQTKEIFEVVDENNNLLNSRFQNSGTNLNQVVREHSYHLSFEMLGQARLFCQVETFLGISNRNILEIFYIFEDENLFIWEEEN